A single genomic interval of Mucilaginibacter robiniae harbors:
- the ispG gene encoding (E)-4-hydroxy-3-methylbut-2-enyl-diphosphate synthase, with protein sequence MNADAVKVLPGRYCNSLTEYSRFITREVTIGDVPMGGHNPIRIQSMTTTDTMDTQGTVEQTIRMVEAGCEYVRITAPSIKEAQNLAEIKKQLRARGYTVPLVADIHFTPNAAEVAARIVEKVRVNPGNYADKKKFDQLDYTDSEYQNELDRIFQKFTPLVNICKEYGTAMRIGTNHGSLSDRIMSRYGDTPQGMVESAMEFIRMCEALNYYNLVISMKSSNPQVMVQAYRLLVDTMVAEGMNYPLHLGVTEAGDGEDGRIKSAVGIGTLLEDGLGDTVRVSLTEEPEAEAPVAMALVNRYSLRNQKSGTQNLESRIQNQDGFAKREGQLVNQDFVQPVTHNPYEYQKRITNEANAFIGGHMVPRVVLDLSNRNLKDPSVLNDAGYLYSPVLDKYNMADQSVDFVYLADQLPSFTFPGNLKQLYNYATWKNLVNKKNCHPVFTLAEYLAADDLSSALNLVKVKANNFDVTQFQQLAADPGLVWVLETDALHGMAEQRSFFFKLTEANIATPVIIKRSYDFNDQLPDAQSELLVNSGQSIVNSDNSAILIPATPHTPPATELQLYAATDMGALLVDGFGDGVWIDAPGMSPVVVTSTAFGILQATRSRISKTEYISCPSCGRTLFDLQETTQMIRSRTSHLKGLKIGIMGCIVNGPGEMADADYGYVGAGPGKITLYRGKEVVKKNVNTANALDELIGIIQEDGNWVEPVAAL encoded by the coding sequence ATGAATGCTGATGCTGTGAAAGTGCTGCCTGGCCGTTACTGTAATTCATTAACCGAATATTCTCGTTTTATTACCCGCGAAGTAACCATTGGTGATGTACCGATGGGCGGTCACAACCCCATTCGTATACAGAGCATGACTACTACCGATACGATGGATACCCAGGGTACGGTAGAGCAAACCATCCGGATGGTAGAGGCAGGCTGCGAATATGTACGCATTACAGCACCCAGCATTAAAGAAGCACAAAACTTAGCTGAAATTAAGAAGCAATTACGTGCCCGTGGCTATACAGTGCCGCTGGTAGCCGATATACATTTTACCCCTAACGCTGCCGAGGTGGCTGCCCGCATTGTTGAAAAAGTGCGTGTTAACCCCGGTAACTACGCTGATAAAAAGAAATTTGACCAACTGGATTATACCGATTCAGAATACCAAAACGAGTTAGACCGTATTTTTCAAAAGTTCACTCCACTGGTCAATATTTGTAAAGAGTATGGTACGGCTATGCGTATCGGTACTAATCATGGCTCCTTATCCGACCGGATTATGAGCCGTTATGGCGATACCCCACAAGGCATGGTGGAATCAGCTATGGAGTTTATCCGTATGTGCGAAGCGCTGAATTACTATAATCTGGTAATTTCCATGAAATCCAGCAATCCGCAGGTGATGGTGCAAGCTTACCGTCTGCTGGTAGATACCATGGTGGCCGAAGGAATGAACTATCCTTTGCACTTGGGCGTAACTGAGGCCGGCGATGGCGAAGATGGTCGTATCAAATCTGCCGTAGGTATTGGTACTTTGTTGGAAGATGGTTTGGGCGATACCGTACGGGTATCCTTAACTGAAGAGCCAGAAGCCGAAGCCCCAGTAGCTATGGCTTTGGTGAACCGTTATTCTTTAAGGAACCAGAAGTCTGGAACCCAGAATTTAGAGTCTAGAATCCAGAATCAAGACGGGTTTGCAAAACGTGAGGGACAACTGGTAAACCAAGATTTTGTTCAACCCGTAACCCACAACCCTTACGAATATCAAAAACGTATAACCAATGAGGCTAATGCTTTTATTGGTGGCCACATGGTGCCTCGTGTAGTGCTTGATTTATCTAACCGCAACCTGAAAGACCCATCTGTACTGAATGATGCAGGTTACCTGTACTCGCCAGTGCTGGATAAATACAATATGGCTGACCAATCGGTTGATTTTGTTTATTTGGCCGATCAACTGCCTTCATTTACTTTTCCAGGCAATTTAAAACAGTTATATAATTACGCTACCTGGAAAAACTTAGTTAACAAAAAAAATTGTCATCCGGTATTTACTTTAGCCGAATACCTGGCGGCCGATGATCTTTCATCTGCTTTAAACTTGGTTAAGGTAAAAGCTAATAATTTTGACGTTACCCAGTTTCAGCAATTAGCTGCCGACCCAGGCTTAGTATGGGTGCTGGAAACGGATGCTCTGCATGGGATGGCCGAGCAGCGAAGTTTCTTTTTTAAATTAACTGAGGCCAATATTGCTACACCCGTAATTATCAAACGCAGTTATGACTTCAACGATCAGTTACCAGATGCTCAATCAGAGTTGTTGGTAAACAGTGGCCAATCCATCGTGAATAGTGATAATTCTGCAATTTTAATTCCAGCAACTCCACACACGCCACCTGCAACCGAGTTACAGTTGTATGCTGCTACCGATATGGGTGCCTTGCTGGTAGATGGTTTTGGGGATGGTGTCTGGATTGATGCGCCCGGCATGTCTCCTGTGGTAGTTACTTCAACCGCTTTCGGTATTTTACAGGCTACCCGTTCACGTATTTCTAAAACCGAATACATATCCTGCCCAAGCTGTGGTCGTACACTATTCGATTTGCAGGAAACCACACAAATGATCCGCAGCCGAACCAGTCACTTAAAAGGCTTAAAAATCGGTATTATGGGCTGTATTGTAAACGGTCCCGGCGAAATGGCCGATGCCGATTATGGCTACGTAGGTGCAGGTCCGGGTAAAATTACACTGTACCGAGGTAAAGAAGTAGTGAAGAAAAACGTCAATACCGCCAACGCACTGGATGAACTGATTGGCATTATCCAAGAAGATGGTAATTGGGTAGAGCCTGTGGCTGCGTTGTAA
- a CDS encoding AAA family ATPase yields MKIHVLGASCSGTTTLGMVLSEHVGCPYFDSDQYFWKPSEPPFTIRREPHERNAMLHEDLLLHDNWIIGGSVINWGEEWLTAFDLVVFLYIPPAIRLQRLKNRELERYGDVIFTNPERALQYQQFLEWATAYDTDAISGRTLKAHEAWLSKLSCSVLEIRGDTSVQERLNLVLGKL; encoded by the coding sequence ATGAAAATACATGTTTTGGGCGCATCCTGCTCAGGTACCACAACCTTGGGGATGGTGCTTTCTGAACATGTAGGTTGTCCTTACTTTGATAGTGACCAGTATTTCTGGAAGCCTTCTGAACCTCCCTTTACCATCAGGCGTGAGCCTCATGAAAGGAATGCTATGCTTCATGAAGATTTGTTATTGCATGATAACTGGATTATAGGCGGATCGGTAATTAACTGGGGTGAAGAATGGTTAACCGCGTTTGATCTGGTTGTTTTCCTATACATCCCGCCAGCTATAAGGCTGCAACGATTAAAAAACCGCGAATTGGAACGCTATGGCGATGTGATCTTTACCAACCCGGAACGAGCCTTACAATATCAACAGTTTTTGGAATGGGCTACGGCTTACGATACTGATGCCATAAGTGGGCGAACCTTAAAAGCGCATGAAGCCTGGTTGTCAAAACTATCCTGTTCAGTGTTGGAAATAAGGGGAGACACTTCGGTACAAGAAAGGCTTAATCTGGTATTGGGTAAGTTGTAA
- a CDS encoding RDD family protein: MDNFYIQENGEQLGPFSFDELTDRGLEPDTPVRINEGKWEKAADMSDFLEYFRYYGYYFPTEANLAGFGIRLLAYIIDYFTMVVILIIGITIYASITAPNVQLDDFIVKNQQFFQVAVAPIFMIVYFTLTAASPLSSSLGQAAFKLIIVDQNGRKVTFLRALGRGFGKFLSGFFFGVGFLGIFFSQYKQAFHDVMAKTYVIRKDVY, translated from the coding sequence ATGGATAATTTTTATATTCAGGAGAATGGTGAACAACTAGGGCCATTTTCTTTTGATGAGTTAACCGACCGTGGTTTAGAACCGGATACCCCGGTTCGTATCAATGAGGGCAAATGGGAAAAAGCGGCAGATATGTCTGACTTTCTGGAATACTTCCGCTACTATGGTTATTACTTTCCTACCGAGGCTAATTTAGCTGGTTTTGGCATTCGTTTGCTGGCTTACATAATTGACTACTTTACCATGGTAGTAATTCTGATTATCGGAATAACCATTTATGCCAGCATTACTGCTCCTAATGTTCAGCTAGATGATTTTATTGTTAAAAATCAGCAGTTTTTTCAGGTGGCCGTAGCGCCAATTTTCATGATTGTTTATTTTACCTTGACCGCAGCTTCACCTTTAAGCAGCAGTTTGGGGCAGGCTGCATTTAAGTTGATAATTGTAGATCAGAATGGTCGGAAAGTTACCTTTTTGCGGGCATTAGGGCGAGGGTTTGGTAAGTTTTTGTCTGGCTTTTTCTTTGGTGTAGGCTTTCTGGGCATTTTCTTTAGCCAATACAAACAGGCTTTTCATGATGTGATGGCTAAAACCTACGTAATACGCAAAGACGTTTATTAA
- a CDS encoding DUF4159 domain-containing protein → MSLNSKFTFTRFSYHSGDWDTDQRMPSNILNSLLEYTTIPIEQKEKVVALSSPDVFASPFSYLSGHKLVQFDAQERANFKKYVENGGFVFVDDCNHDIDGLFAKSFETQMGSLFGHEALKKIPNNHEIYNAFFKFEKGPPNTSFELNGWGDDLVHDYLKAITINGRIAVLYSNKDYGCEWDYDFRNKRFLAEDNTKFGINIIVYAMSS, encoded by the coding sequence ATGTCTCTAAATTCTAAATTTACATTTACCCGTTTCAGCTACCACTCCGGCGATTGGGATACCGACCAGCGCATGCCGTCAAATATCCTGAACTCGCTGCTGGAATATACTACTATTCCTATTGAGCAGAAAGAAAAGGTGGTGGCCTTAAGCAGTCCGGATGTGTTTGCCTCGCCGTTTAGTTACCTGAGCGGGCATAAGCTGGTGCAGTTTGATGCGCAGGAAAGGGCTAACTTTAAAAAGTATGTAGAAAATGGCGGCTTTGTATTTGTTGACGATTGCAACCATGACATTGACGGACTGTTTGCCAAATCATTCGAAACGCAAATGGGGAGTTTGTTCGGGCATGAGGCTTTGAAAAAAATCCCCAATAATCATGAAATTTATAATGCCTTTTTCAAATTTGAGAAAGGTCCGCCCAATACCTCGTTTGAGCTGAATGGCTGGGGTGATGATTTGGTGCATGATTATTTGAAGGCCATTACCATTAACGGTCGTATTGCCGTTTTGTACAGTAATAAAGATTATGGTTGCGAATGGGATTATGATTTCAGGAACAAGCGCTTTCTGGCGGAAGATAATACCAAGTTCGGCATAAACATTATTGTGTATGCCATGAGTTCGTGA